The proteins below come from a single Elusimicrobiales bacterium genomic window:
- the pssA gene encoding CDP-diacylglycerol--serine O-phosphatidyltransferase produces the protein MITIEKLKRTGQVTLPSLFTIANIAFGFFAIISAIDKEFARAGWFIIGAMLMDSLDGRVARMVKGETKFGIEMDSLADFLSFGAAPALILYLFHLKDYGFWGYPVAFIYAMCGALRLARFNVMSLEGKSSKQNFTGLPIPGAAGILASFVIAYSLMEASGEMHSFRLLAAPMSVFYNILPFLMLGLGFLMVSTIPYAAFKQSNLFRPKTIWGLLFAVAFIFTAYRYPQDSLFVAFSLYVLSGLAAGFWAMVRKLLPGAAQRRTGAPHEQTDPPAPHPEGM, from the coding sequence ATGATAACCATTGAAAAACTGAAACGCACCGGACAGGTTACACTGCCGTCGCTGTTTACCATCGCCAACATAGCGTTCGGCTTTTTCGCCATCATATCGGCGATAGACAAGGAGTTCGCCCGCGCCGGCTGGTTTATAATCGGCGCGATGCTGATGGATTCCCTGGACGGCAGGGTGGCCCGCATGGTAAAGGGCGAAACCAAATTCGGCATAGAGATGGATTCGCTGGCGGACTTCCTGTCTTTCGGCGCGGCGCCGGCGCTGATACTATATCTGTTCCATCTCAAGGATTACGGCTTCTGGGGCTACCCGGTGGCGTTTATCTACGCGATGTGCGGCGCGCTGCGCTTGGCGCGTTTTAACGTGATGAGCCTGGAGGGCAAAAGCTCCAAGCAGAATTTCACCGGCCTGCCGATACCGGGCGCGGCGGGCATACTGGCATCTTTTGTGATAGCCTACAGCCTCATGGAGGCAAGCGGCGAGATGCACTCCTTCCGGCTGCTGGCGGCCCCCATGTCGGTGTTCTACAACATTCTGCCGTTTCTGATGCTGGGGCTGGGATTTCTGATGGTGTCCACCATACCGTATGCGGCGTTCAAGCAGTCCAACTTGTTCCGCCCCAAGACGATATGGGGGCTGCTGTTTGCGGTGGCATTCATTTTTACGGCCTACAGGTATCCGCAGGATTCGCTTTTCGTGGCGTTCTCGCTGTATGTGCTCTCTGGCCTGGCGGCGGGGTTCTGGGCCATGGTCAGAAAACTGCTTCCCGGCGCGGCGCAGCGCCGCACCGGCGCGCCGCATGAACAGACGGATCCTCCGGCCCCCCATCCCGAGGGCATGTAA
- a CDS encoding phosphatidylserine decarboxylase gives MIADINKFLEQVFAGMLSPTAEGKRFIWGALYVAAAGVALKFLWPTLGDMLGLAPLGFAAAFAFAYFFRNPERAAVFAPDEIACPADGRVLSVKNEGQPGVTVVRIFLSVFDVHIQRATMDGDIGEVVYTKGRFAVASAPEAAQNERNLIQIKSGARYAHVEQITGAIARRIACWVKPGDAVKAGQRIGLIYFGSQAAIYLPDTARVLVKPGQKVEGGLTVLGLWNDNH, from the coding sequence ATGATTGCCGACATAAATAAATTCCTGGAGCAGGTTTTCGCCGGAATGCTCAGCCCCACGGCGGAGGGAAAGCGTTTCATCTGGGGCGCGCTGTATGTGGCCGCCGCGGGCGTGGCGCTTAAATTCCTCTGGCCCACTCTCGGAGACATGCTGGGACTGGCGCCGCTGGGGTTTGCGGCGGCCTTCGCCTTCGCCTATTTTTTCAGGAACCCGGAGCGCGCCGCCGTGTTCGCGCCGGATGAAATCGCCTGCCCCGCCGACGGGCGCGTCCTCAGTGTGAAAAACGAGGGGCAGCCCGGCGTAACCGTGGTGCGCATTTTCCTGTCGGTATTCGACGTGCACATACAGCGCGCCACAATGGACGGCGATATTGGGGAAGTCGTCTACACAAAAGGCCGGTTCGCGGTGGCCAGCGCGCCGGAAGCCGCACAGAACGAGCGCAACCTCATCCAGATAAAAAGCGGCGCGCGCTACGCGCATGTGGAGCAGATAACCGGCGCCATCGCCCGGCGCATAGCATGCTGGGTCAAACCGGGCGATGCCGTCAAAGCCGGCCAGCGCATAGGGCTGATATACTTCGGCTCGCAGGCGGCGATATACCTGCCGGACACCGCGCGGGTGCTGGTAAAGCCCGGGCAAAAGGTGGAAGGCGGGCTTACCGTGCTGGGATTGTGGAATGATAACCATTGA
- a CDS encoding hemerythrin domain-containing protein: MVLYWNEFRETGLESLDRHYKDLFECLDLYSRNIAENQVEEGTRYLFKFLERFINLHFTEEEKLLRDRKYPDVDIHVTQHEYFRKKFQNIKRKSCLAPDFPIEVHRDIIDWLVLHVTKADMQWGAFIKSSGGAETTTRTEVICPKCGNPAGRGKFCGQCGFLLGVAKCPKCNEVITGTGKFCTNCGENLETKTCPSCSLSLPPNATFCSSCGTKVT, from the coding sequence ATGGTTCTGTACTGGAACGAATTCAGGGAAACCGGCCTGGAAAGCCTGGACAGGCATTACAAAGACCTGTTCGAGTGCCTTGACCTCTACAGCCGCAACATCGCGGAAAACCAGGTGGAGGAAGGCACAAGGTACCTGTTCAAATTTCTGGAAAGATTCATAAACCTGCACTTTACCGAGGAAGAGAAGCTGCTGCGCGACAGGAAATATCCGGATGTGGACATTCACGTCACCCAGCACGAGTATTTCAGGAAGAAATTCCAGAACATAAAGCGCAAATCCTGCCTGGCGCCGGATTTCCCCATAGAAGTCCACCGCGACATCATAGACTGGCTGGTGCTGCATGTGACCAAAGCCGACATGCAGTGGGGCGCATTCATCAAAAGCTCCGGCGGCGCGGAAACAACAACAAGAACGGAAGTCATCTGCCCCAAATGCGGCAATCCGGCGGGCAGAGGAAAATTCTGCGGGCAGTGCGGCTTCCTGCTGGGCGTCGCCAAATGCCCCAAATGCAACGAAGTGATAACCGGCACCGGCAAATTCTGCACCAACTGCGGCGAGAATCTGGAAACAAAAACCTGCCCGTCCTGCAGCCTGAGCCTGCCGCCCAACGCGACGTTTTGCAGCAGCTGCGGCACCAAAGTTACATAG
- a CDS encoding LptF/LptG family permease, with product MKILYRYIASKFWGPFFFGLGVFSALVFLTDIFDHMSAFSKTSAPTRVIFNYFAHSLPFWSLMIVPVAALLAELFCVSELIASGEWTAGVSSGYRPRQLAAPVIACCALVCAAHFALTETVSPSLRRRAEFIYEREISGNKNYHQEIKKDIAARASEGVFLSAAELDIASGEMKTASYTRQDAGRAKFQAEAPLARWQPRTGRWMFFNGTQRTFSPEGGVEVKKFDSWDSGVDIEPQLISADKIWPEDVTVSELLRRIKVLKRTGSSRRREEVFLHFKLAAPWVNLFLCLTALPFAVKVRRAGKMLHFTAAIALAFVFWWTASIARSAGEAGMLSPAVSAWLPAAAFGASAFFLVRKSGL from the coding sequence ATGAAAATCCTATACCGCTATATCGCGTCAAAATTCTGGGGGCCGTTTTTCTTCGGGCTGGGGGTGTTTTCCGCGCTGGTGTTTTTGACCGATATTTTCGACCACATGTCCGCCTTCTCCAAAACCTCCGCTCCGACCCGCGTGATTTTCAACTATTTCGCGCACAGCCTGCCGTTCTGGTCGCTTATGATAGTGCCGGTGGCCGCGCTGCTGGCGGAGCTGTTCTGCGTCTCGGAACTGATAGCGTCGGGAGAATGGACGGCGGGGGTTTCCAGCGGCTACAGGCCGCGCCAGCTGGCGGCGCCGGTTATCGCCTGCTGCGCGCTTGTCTGCGCGGCGCATTTCGCGCTGACGGAAACCGTCTCCCCCTCGCTGCGCCGCCGCGCGGAGTTCATATACGAGCGCGAAATATCCGGCAACAAGAACTATCATCAGGAAATAAAAAAAGACATCGCCGCGCGCGCGTCCGAGGGCGTTTTCCTTTCCGCCGCAGAGCTTGACATCGCCTCCGGCGAGATGAAAACCGCGTCCTACACCCGCCAGGACGCGGGGCGCGCCAAATTCCAGGCCGAGGCGCCGCTGGCCCGCTGGCAGCCGCGAACCGGGCGCTGGATGTTTTTCAACGGGACACAGCGCACTTTTTCGCCCGAAGGCGGGGTGGAGGTTAAAAAATTCGACTCCTGGGATTCCGGCGTGGATATAGAGCCGCAGCTGATAAGCGCGGATAAAATCTGGCCGGAGGACGTAACGGTTTCGGAACTGCTGCGCCGGATAAAGGTGTTAAAGCGCACCGGCTCCTCGCGGCGGAGGGAAGAGGTGTTCCTGCATTTCAAGCTGGCCGCGCCCTGGGTGAATCTGTTCCTGTGCCTTACGGCGCTGCCTTTCGCGGTAAAAGTGCGCCGCGCCGGGAAGATGCTGCATTTCACGGCGGCCATCGCGCTGGCTTTTGTTTTCTGGTGGACGGCCTCCATCGCCAGAAGCGCGGGAGAGGCGGGGATGCTCTCTCCCGCAGTATCGGCCTGGCTGCCGGCGGCGGCCTTCGGCGCCAGCGCGTTTTTTCTGGTGCGGAAATCAGGCCTCTGA
- a CDS encoding LptF/LptG family permease, with the protein MAIIPRYILRLVLPYLALSAAVFYAVLFMNQFARVMGEAVKIGAPAGWIFYSMAQLAPGMLAMSLPMAFQTALLLAMGLMAERGELLALRAAGFSFRQITWPFGAASLALCGAMLWLNNFAAPEGFRRFRESGYAVSAKIKSLRIEPKTMLHIGQWQFYAAEADAATGALERVLLFKYPSGSGKANWTMRVSAPRGHYAVSPSGLLLELYDGEMQRVCAGDSSRTIIAEYGSYGVSIPPEAKLENRSVSLTEMSTPEIARGAASPQLTQRRRAEYRAEAAARLALTLSPLVFFCLGCPLAFAVTPKNRAWAMVLSIAILFGFYAATACGVNLGRRSDGPAAWWWPWLPDALGMAAGAALWIKTARR; encoded by the coding sequence GTGGCAATAATTCCGCGGTATATTCTGCGGCTTGTGCTGCCGTATCTGGCATTGTCGGCGGCGGTTTTCTATGCCGTGCTGTTCATGAACCAGTTCGCGCGCGTGATGGGCGAGGCCGTCAAAATCGGCGCGCCCGCGGGCTGGATATTCTACAGCATGGCGCAGCTGGCGCCGGGAATGCTGGCGATGAGCCTGCCCATGGCCTTTCAGACCGCGCTGCTGCTGGCGATGGGGCTTATGGCCGAGCGGGGAGAGCTGCTGGCGCTGCGCGCGGCGGGGTTCTCGTTCCGGCAGATAACATGGCCATTCGGCGCGGCGTCGCTGGCGCTGTGCGGCGCGATGCTGTGGCTTAACAATTTCGCCGCGCCGGAGGGATTTCGGCGGTTCAGGGAATCCGGCTACGCGGTGAGCGCGAAAATAAAATCGCTGCGCATAGAACCCAAAACCATGCTGCATATCGGGCAGTGGCAGTTCTACGCCGCCGAGGCGGATGCGGCCACGGGCGCGCTGGAGCGCGTGCTGCTGTTCAAATACCCCTCCGGCAGCGGAAAGGCCAACTGGACAATGCGCGTAAGCGCGCCGCGCGGGCATTATGCGGTGTCGCCTTCCGGCCTGCTGCTGGAACTCTACGACGGAGAGATGCAGCGCGTCTGCGCCGGGGATTCGTCGCGCACCATAATCGCCGAATACGGCAGCTACGGCGTCTCAATACCGCCGGAGGCGAAACTGGAGAACCGCTCCGTCTCGCTAACCGAGATGTCAACGCCGGAGATTGCGCGGGGGGCAGCCTCCCCCCAGCTTACGCAGAGGCGGCGCGCGGAATACAGGGCGGAGGCCGCCGCCCGGCTGGCGCTGACGCTGTCGCCGCTGGTGTTTTTCTGCCTGGGCTGCCCGCTGGCTTTCGCGGTAACGCCCAAAAACCGGGCCTGGGCGATGGTGCTGAGCATAGCGATACTGTTCGGTTTCTACGCGGCCACGGCCTGCGGCGTCAACCTGGGCCGGCGCAGCGACGGGCCTGCCGCCTGGTGGTGGCCCTGGCTGCCCGACGCGCTGGGCATGGCCGCCGGCGCGGCGCTGTGGATTAAAACGGCAAGAAGATGA
- the eno gene encoding phosphopyruvate hydratase, producing the protein MKKIKKAVAREILDSRGFPTVEVDVILADGTVGRAAVPSGASTGTHEALELRDGGKRFLGKGVQKAVANVAKISAKIAGKDAEDLPALDGAMLKLDGTPNKSKLGANAILGVSMAAARAAAAANKTPLYLWLRKVYGIKGKDFLIPTPMLNIINGGKHADSGIDVQEFMIVPAGMPKFSEALRAASEVYHSLKKLLAARGFTVSVGDEGGFAPKIAKHTVVLDTIMEAVRAAGYSDKQISLGLDSAASEFFKDGAYSFEKKNRDAVEMTSIYAGWTRKYPIISCEDPLAEDDWQGWKHFTAHLGGDIRVIGDDLFVTNPERLYRGIQDGAANAILIKLNQIGSVTETMRVIKMAHDAGYSTVISHRSGETEDAFIADLAVATNAGAIKTGAPCRSERLCKYNQLIRIEGELGAKAAYAKNAAFKL; encoded by the coding sequence ATGAAAAAAATAAAGAAGGCCGTTGCAAGGGAAATCTTGGATTCGCGCGGGTTCCCGACCGTGGAAGTGGATGTTATACTGGCCGACGGGACCGTCGGGCGCGCAGCCGTGCCAAGCGGCGCCTCCACCGGCACGCACGAGGCGCTGGAACTGCGCGATGGCGGCAAACGCTTCCTGGGCAAGGGCGTGCAGAAAGCCGTAGCCAACGTCGCAAAGATAAGCGCGAAAATAGCGGGCAAAGACGCCGAAGACCTCCCCGCCCTTGACGGGGCGATGCTGAAACTGGACGGCACGCCCAATAAATCCAAGCTGGGCGCCAACGCGATACTGGGCGTTTCCATGGCGGCGGCCCGGGCGGCGGCAGCGGCAAACAAAACGCCGCTTTACCTGTGGCTGCGCAAGGTCTACGGAATAAAGGGCAAGGATTTCCTTATCCCCACGCCCATGCTAAACATCATAAACGGCGGCAAGCACGCAGACAGCGGCATAGACGTGCAGGAGTTCATGATAGTCCCCGCCGGAATGCCCAAATTCAGCGAGGCGCTGCGCGCCGCCAGCGAGGTTTACCACTCCCTCAAAAAGCTGCTTGCCGCGCGCGGGTTCACGGTCTCCGTGGGCGACGAGGGCGGATTCGCCCCCAAGATCGCAAAGCATACCGTGGTGCTGGACACCATAATGGAAGCGGTGCGCGCCGCGGGATACTCCGACAAGCAGATTTCGCTTGGACTGGACAGCGCGGCCAGCGAGTTCTTCAAGGACGGCGCCTACAGCTTCGAGAAAAAGAACCGCGACGCAGTGGAGATGACCTCCATATACGCCGGCTGGACCAGAAAGTACCCCATAATCTCCTGCGAGGACCCGCTTGCGGAGGACGACTGGCAGGGCTGGAAGCATTTCACCGCGCATCTGGGCGGCGACATCCGCGTGATAGGCGACGATTTGTTCGTCACCAACCCGGAACGGCTCTACCGCGGCATACAGGACGGCGCGGCCAATGCCATACTTATCAAGCTCAACCAGATAGGCTCGGTAACCGAGACCATGCGCGTCATCAAAATGGCGCATGACGCGGGTTATTCCACCGTAATCTCCCACCGCTCCGGCGAGACAGAGGACGCCTTTATCGCCGACCTTGCGGTGGCCACCAACGCCGGCGCCATCAAGACCGGCGCGCCCTGCCGCTCCGAGCGGCTGTGCAAGTACAACCAGCTCATACGGATTGAGGGCGAGCTGGGCGCGAAAGCCGCCTACGCCAAAAACGCGGCCTTTAAGCTGTAA
- a CDS encoding response regulator codes for MAAKKILIMDDAKDMLSIYSDMLSKYGYTVSAAQTPEDCLRIARATAPDLILLDVVMPGMDGGTVARHLMEDPRLSSIPVIFLTSMVSPEEAAAVYKPGARMYISKASHPSEIVAAIRKVIG; via the coding sequence ATGGCGGCGAAAAAAATTCTGATAATGGACGACGCAAAGGACATGCTGTCTATTTACAGCGACATGCTCTCTAAATACGGGTACACTGTCTCCGCCGCGCAAACGCCGGAGGACTGCCTGCGCATAGCCAGGGCAACCGCGCCGGATTTGATTTTGCTGGACGTAGTCATGCCAGGCATGGACGGCGGCACGGTGGCCAGGCATCTGATGGAGGATCCGCGCCTGTCCTCCATACCTGTTATTTTTCTGACCAGCATGGTAAGCCCGGAGGAAGCCGCCGCGGTTTACAAGCCCGGCGCGCGCATGTATATTTCCAAGGCCAGCCATCCGTCCGAAATAGTGGCCGCCATAAGAAAAGTGATAGGCTGA
- a CDS encoding PAS domain S-box protein has product MLDITRRMKLLARKLASFYAGEPEVEKQLSTRRLRRGWRFSKYFNRATMSLLAFLAAMGALLWLAHAASGGGEAYRWIKYAVALAAIASLFAVAYISFARAEELSKLSAEELEKSKSLQRQLYLEKERLAVTLRSIGDGILAVDRDGKTTLVSYMAEYLTGWKEADALGKPASEIMHLVDERTRRRLADPFQEVLSGGNGADSSGRDIILIANGGKEQSVFYTVAPIIAADGSAIGAVMGFRDITIDRRFQTSQAITRKAIASSANPIVMANLRGEVLQVNPAFTRLWGHEENQTRGRQMSDFVKTGRSGVDMLQGEHTATRKDGSEFYVDMIGSLVRDDDNNPVCLMFFFVDLTERKRAEAAINEERRRQKAILDNIPAMAWLKDTGGIFMTVNEPLAKFTGRPAGDITGRTGIDVLPPEMAARDQQDESDLGAGRRIDIEELVTAPDGTPRWFHTMKTPIFGENGAVIGTSGISLDITRKKEMEEMFRVYAEELSALAHASNQITGIVDIAGLQSAICENARRIGEPKMVWLGLTDEKSKDVLPVAWSGLPDEYINAISVKWDGSPEGCGPTGTAVKTSKAVVCADITKDASFAAWQEKALACGIRSALSAPLAGEHGVLGALIVYSDKPEFFSEERVELYQVFANQAAITLENARLVRSLESKITERTRQLEVQKAAAEKANQAKSSFLAHMSHELRTPLNAIIVCSGVLWENMFGPMNEKQHEYVGYIRSSGKHLLSLINDILDLSKVEAQKMKFTPAPVKLDELLEYSMRMFMEQAQQSNIRLKLDIAPAARRAIDADERKLKQIIFNLMSNALKFTNPGGQVRLAAEMASGGAADDGYGKCFSETAAGTGADCARIIVEDTGIGIKPEDAEKLFQPFSQVDAGSARQHEGTGLGLVLSKKLIEMHGGTICVKSEPGRGSVFSFTLPVSQPAAR; this is encoded by the coding sequence ATGCTTGACATAACGCGCCGCATGAAGCTGCTTGCCCGGAAACTGGCGTCTTTCTACGCCGGCGAGCCGGAGGTGGAAAAGCAGCTTTCAACGCGGCGGCTGCGCCGCGGATGGCGTTTCTCCAAATATTTCAACAGGGCTACGATGTCGCTGCTGGCTTTTCTCGCCGCGATGGGCGCGCTGCTGTGGCTGGCGCACGCCGCCTCCGGCGGCGGCGAGGCATACCGCTGGATTAAATATGCGGTGGCGCTGGCGGCCATAGCGTCGCTTTTCGCGGTGGCCTACATCTCTTTCGCGCGCGCGGAGGAACTGAGCAAACTGAGCGCGGAGGAACTGGAAAAAAGCAAAAGCCTCCAGCGGCAGCTGTATCTGGAAAAAGAGCGGCTGGCGGTTACGCTGCGCAGCATAGGCGACGGCATACTGGCTGTTGACCGGGACGGCAAAACCACTCTGGTCAGCTACATGGCCGAATACCTCACGGGCTGGAAAGAGGCCGACGCGCTGGGCAAACCCGCCTCCGAAATCATGCACCTGGTGGACGAGCGCACCCGCCGCCGGCTTGCCGACCCGTTTCAGGAGGTCCTCTCCGGCGGGAACGGCGCGGATTCCTCCGGCAGGGACATCATTCTGATAGCAAACGGCGGGAAAGAGCAGTCGGTTTTCTACACCGTGGCGCCCATAATAGCCGCGGACGGCTCCGCAATCGGCGCGGTGATGGGTTTCCGCGACATAACCATAGACCGCAGGTTCCAGACCTCCCAGGCGATAACGCGCAAAGCCATAGCCTCCTCCGCCAATCCGATAGTGATGGCCAATCTGCGCGGCGAGGTGCTTCAGGTGAACCCCGCCTTCACGCGGCTGTGGGGCCACGAGGAAAACCAGACACGCGGACGGCAGATGTCCGATTTCGTGAAAACGGGCCGCTCCGGCGTGGACATGCTGCAGGGCGAGCATACCGCCACGCGCAAAGACGGCAGCGAATTTTACGTGGACATGATAGGCAGCCTCGTGCGCGACGACGACAACAACCCCGTCTGCCTGATGTTTTTCTTCGTGGACCTGACCGAGCGCAAACGCGCCGAAGCCGCCATAAACGAGGAGCGCCGCCGCCAGAAGGCGATTCTGGACAATATCCCCGCCATGGCCTGGCTTAAGGACACCGGCGGGATATTTATGACCGTAAACGAGCCGCTGGCCAAATTCACCGGACGCCCCGCCGGGGACATAACCGGCAGGACCGGCATAGACGTGCTTCCGCCCGAAATGGCCGCGCGCGACCAGCAGGACGAGAGCGACCTCGGTGCGGGCAGGCGCATAGACATAGAGGAGTTGGTAACCGCGCCGGACGGAACGCCCCGCTGGTTCCACACCATGAAAACCCCCATATTCGGCGAAAACGGCGCGGTAATAGGCACAAGCGGCATCTCGCTGGACATCACCCGCAAAAAGGAAATGGAGGAGATGTTCCGCGTCTACGCCGAGGAGCTTTCCGCCCTCGCCCACGCCTCCAACCAGATAACCGGCATCGTGGACATAGCCGGGCTCCAGTCCGCCATCTGCGAAAACGCGCGCCGCATAGGCGAGCCGAAAATGGTCTGGCTGGGACTGACGGACGAAAAATCAAAGGACGTCCTGCCCGTCGCCTGGTCCGGGCTGCCGGACGAATACATAAATGCCATCTCCGTGAAATGGGACGGCTCGCCGGAGGGTTGCGGCCCAACGGGAACAGCAGTCAAAACCTCCAAGGCAGTGGTCTGCGCGGATATAACAAAGGACGCCTCGTTTGCGGCATGGCAGGAGAAGGCCCTGGCCTGCGGGATACGCTCTGCGCTGTCGGCGCCGCTGGCCGGCGAGCACGGCGTCCTGGGCGCGCTGATAGTCTACAGCGACAAGCCGGAATTTTTCAGCGAGGAGCGCGTGGAGCTCTATCAGGTGTTCGCCAACCAGGCCGCCATCACGCTGGAAAACGCGCGCCTTGTCCGGTCGCTGGAAAGCAAAATAACCGAGCGCACCCGCCAGCTTGAGGTGCAGAAAGCCGCCGCCGAAAAAGCCAATCAGGCCAAATCCTCTTTCCTGGCGCACATGAGCCACGAGCTGCGCACCCCCCTCAACGCCATAATAGTCTGCTCCGGCGTGCTGTGGGAGAACATGTTCGGCCCCATGAACGAAAAGCAGCACGAATACGTCGGTTACATCCGCAGCAGCGGCAAGCATCTGCTAAGCCTCATAAACGATATTCTTGACCTTTCCAAGGTGGAAGCGCAGAAAATGAAATTCACGCCGGCGCCGGTCAAACTGGATGAACTGCTGGAATACTCCATGCGGATGTTCATGGAGCAGGCGCAGCAGTCAAACATCCGGCTGAAGCTGGATATCGCCCCCGCCGCGCGCCGCGCCATAGACGCCGACGAGCGCAAGCTGAAACAGATTATATTCAACCTTATGAGCAACGCGCTGAAATTCACAAATCCCGGCGGACAGGTCAGGCTGGCGGCGGAAATGGCGTCCGGCGGCGCGGCGGACGACGGCTACGGCAAATGCTTTTCGGAAACCGCCGCCGGAACCGGCGCGGATTGCGCGAGGATAATCGTGGAGGACACCGGCATCGGCATAAAGCCCGAGGATGCGGAAAAGCTGTTCCAGCCGTTCTCGCAGGTTGATGCCGGCAGCGCGCGCCAGCACGAGGGGACCGGGCTGGGCCTTGTGCTGTCCAAGAAACTCATAGAGATGCACGGCGGGACGATATGCGTCAAAAGCGAGCCGGGCAGGGGCAGCGTGTTTTCATTCACCCTGCCGGTGTCGCAGCCCGCGGCGCGGTAA
- a CDS encoding response regulator translates to MAKKILIIEDNDRNRIILRDILLCQKYEVLEAAAGREGIEIARREKPDLILLDIQMPGLDGYDTGKLLKSFPETKSIPLVAVTSYAMEGDKSKILASGIDDYISKPYDVNDMVALVKSKVNPDA, encoded by the coding sequence ATGGCAAAGAAAATCCTTATCATAGAGGATAACGACCGCAACCGCATCATTCTGCGCGACATACTGCTGTGCCAGAAATACGAGGTGCTGGAGGCCGCCGCCGGGCGCGAGGGCATAGAAATCGCCCGCAGGGAAAAGCCGGACCTCATTCTGCTGGACATACAGATGCCCGGGCTGGACGGCTACGACACAGGGAAACTGCTGAAATCGTTCCCGGAAACAAAAAGCATACCGCTGGTGGCCGTAACCTCCTATGCGATGGAAGGCGACAAAAGCAAAATTCTCGCCTCCGGGATAGACGACTACATTTCCAAACCCTATGATGTGAACGATATGGTGGCTTTGGTCAAAAGCAAAGTGAACCCGGATGCTTGA
- a CDS encoding glycosyltransferase family 4 protein — protein sequence MKVLFVIAQYPPVVGGAEIKASRLARALAARGHEITVLTRRLPGTPALENDSGADIIRLGGERGVRADLPAFAREIFRRRGRVDALHNFLLSSLTNICCLARGSKTVISAGGAGAFGGPRDTSGFGRFAGLKWRHIAASGARFICPAPHCAREFKEAGIAAERIFTVPNPADTARLSPASPEEKAALRRGLGLPENEKIFLFAGRFEHVKGGDRIIRAFLAAKPEGARLVMAGSGSLDAQWRAMAARGGVIFAGAQADISGWQRAADFFALPSRSEGMSNALVEAMACGAVPLACESGGTEMVENGRTGFSLPNTDDAAPLAEAVRKAAALSAGEYAEFSRAARQTVERGYSMNAVIPELERIYESL from the coding sequence ATGAAAGTGCTTTTCGTAATCGCGCAATATCCCCCAGTGGTGGGCGGGGCTGAGATAAAGGCCTCCCGTCTGGCGCGCGCGCTGGCGGCGCGCGGCCACGAGATAACCGTGCTTACCCGCCGCCTGCCCGGAACCCCCGCGCTGGAAAACGACAGCGGAGCGGACATAATCCGGCTGGGAGGCGAGCGCGGCGTCCGGGCCGACCTGCCCGCCTTCGCGCGGGAGATTTTCCGCCGCCGCGGACGTGTTGACGCGCTGCATAATTTTCTGCTTTCCTCTTTAACTAATATCTGCTGCCTGGCGCGGGGCTCGAAAACCGTGATATCCGCCGGCGGGGCGGGCGCTTTCGGCGGCCCGCGCGACACCAGCGGGTTCGGCAGATTCGCGGGGCTGAAGTGGCGGCATATAGCCGCCTCCGGCGCAAGATTCATCTGCCCCGCGCCGCACTGCGCGCGCGAATTTAAAGAGGCGGGCATAGCCGCGGAACGGATTTTCACCGTTCCAAACCCCGCCGACACGGCGCGGCTGAGCCCCGCCTCCCCGGAAGAAAAAGCCGCGCTGCGGCGCGGGCTGGGGCTGCCGGAGAACGAAAAAATCTTCCTTTTCGCGGGAAGATTTGAGCATGTAAAGGGCGGGGACAGAATCATCCGGGCGTTTCTGGCCGCAAAGCCGGAGGGCGCAAGGCTTGTGATGGCCGGCAGCGGCAGCCTTGACGCGCAATGGCGGGCGATGGCGGCGCGGGGCGGCGTCATTTTCGCCGGGGCGCAGGCGGACATATCCGGGTGGCAGCGGGCGGCGGATTTTTTCGCGCTGCCGTCGCGCAGCGAGGGGATGAGCAACGCCCTCGTGGAGGCCATGGCCTGCGGCGCCGTGCCGCTGGCATGCGAATCCGGCGGCACCGAAATGGTGGAAAACGGCAGGACCGGCTTCAGCCTGCCAAACACTGACGACGCCGCGCCGCTGGCGGAGGCCGTGCGCAAAGCCGCCGCGCTTTCCGCCGGGGAATATGCGGAATTTTCCCGCGCCGCGCGGCAGACGGTGGAGCGCGGCTATTCCATGAACGCCGTCATCCCGGAGCTGGAGAGGATATATGAGAGCTTATAG